In Buchnera aphidicola (Lipaphis pseudobrassicae), a genomic segment contains:
- a CDS encoding HU family DNA-binding protein, with protein sequence MNKTQLIDIISKKSNLSKIQAKSTLEATLSTIIQSLKKGESVQIVGFGTFKVNLRSSRTGRNPQTGQEIQIPATKVPSFISGKTLKNAVK encoded by the coding sequence ATGAATAAAACTCAATTAATTGATATTATCTCCAAAAAATCTAATTTATCTAAAATACAAGCCAAATCTACTTTAGAAGCAACATTATCAACTATTATTCAATCGTTAAAAAAAGGAGAATCTGTTCAGATAGTTGGATTTGGAACTTTTAAAGTCAATTTAAGATCTTCCCGTACAGGACGTAATCCTCAGACAGGACAAGAAATACAAATTCCTGCAACTAAAGTTCCTAGCTTCATATCTGGTAAAACTCTAAAAAATGCAGTCAAATAA
- the metR gene encoding HTH-type transcriptional regulator MetR, whose translation MIEIKHFRTLQALKNSGSLSGAAIQLHQTQSAISHQCKELEKKIGFKLFIRKSQPIKFTIQGEILLQLSEEVLPKIEKAIKKCTDSHNKIVRLAMECHSCIQWLTPALKIFKKKLPNVKVDFYSDMTFSPQPFLQQGKLDIVLTSEVLPRSNLFYMPMFDFEIRLILSPNHPLVLKKNNITPEDLQYEILMTYPVQKNRLDIWKRFLKPSGVVPIFKNVNNTLLLIQMVSAQMGITALPHWIVDNFERQGLIVTRKIGNGIWGRLYAAIRNGEQQELVIQNFIHSIHLHACTHLKFIRGVLKPQIFKTF comes from the coding sequence ATGATTGAAATAAAACACTTTCGCACATTACAAGCACTAAAAAATAGTGGATCATTAAGTGGAGCTGCAATTCAACTGCATCAAACGCAATCAGCAATATCTCATCAATGTAAAGAATTAGAAAAAAAAATAGGATTTAAATTGTTTATTCGTAAAAGTCAACCCATAAAATTTACAATTCAAGGTGAAATTTTACTTCAATTATCTGAAGAAGTACTACCTAAGATAGAAAAAGCAATAAAAAAATGTACTGATTCTCATAATAAAATCGTTCGATTAGCTATGGAATGTCATAGCTGTATTCAATGGTTAACACCTGCATTAAAAATATTTAAAAAAAAACTTCCAAATGTAAAAGTAGATTTTTATTCTGATATGACTTTTAGTCCTCAACCATTTTTACAGCAAGGAAAATTAGATATCGTATTAACTTCTGAAGTATTACCAAGAAGTAATTTGTTTTATATGCCAATGTTTGATTTTGAAATACGTTTGATTTTATCTCCCAATCATCCTCTTGTATTAAAAAAAAACAATATTACGCCAGAAGATCTTCAATATGAAATACTAATGACTTATCCTGTTCAAAAAAATAGATTAGATATATGGAAACGTTTTTTAAAACCTTCTGGTGTCGTTCCTATATTTAAAAACGTAAATAATACTTTACTTTTAATACAGATGGTATCTGCACAAATGGGAATTACTGCGTTACCACATTGGATAGTAGATAATTTTGAACGTCAAGGTTTAATTGTGACAAGAAAAATAGGTAATGGAATATGGGGTAGACTATATGCAGCTATACGAAATGGCGAACAACAAGAATTAGTAATACAAAACTTTATTCATTCTATACATTTACATGCTTGCACTCATTTAAAATTTATTCGCGGTGTATTAAAACCGCAAATTTTCAAAACATTTTAA
- the purH gene encoding bifunctional phosphoribosylaminoimidazolecarboxamide formyltransferase/IMP cyclohydrolase, producing MPSINFIKNALISVADKTDILKISNILIKNQISLFSTGGTAKVLKKNNIPVIEISDYTKFPEIMDGRVKTLHPKIMAGILRRENKDEEIMQLYEISPIDIVIVNFYPFQKEINIKNNDIDNIINNIDIGGPTLIRASAKNYKNVIVIVDLSDVQHIIDSINNNTMNIKKRFYLATKAFEYTANYERIISQYFIKKNNIKKNDFKNLFPKEINFSFTKKQDLRYGENQHQKASFYIEQNIMQSGTISSAKQIQGKNLSYNNISDANTALECVKEFNKPACVIVKHENPCGVAVNSSLAESYLSAYYADPISAFGGIVAFNSVLDENTAKNITKTKQFIEVIIAPEINISALKILKNKPNIRILITGKIKKNKISIDFKRITNGLLVQEYDSHNIDLETWSYVTKRIPTKSELEDAIFCWKVAKFVKSNAIVYGHNQVTISIGAGQMSRIYSTKLANIKIKDQGKNTIGATMASDAFFPFRDGIDSAALVGINCIVQPGGSIRDKEIIQAANEKNMTMIFTNKRHFRH from the coding sequence ATGCCATCAATTAATTTTATAAAAAATGCTTTAATTAGTGTTGCAGATAAAACAGATATCTTAAAAATATCAAATATTTTAATAAAAAATCAAATTTCTTTATTTTCAACAGGAGGTACTGCTAAAGTTTTAAAAAAAAATAATATACCTGTTATAGAAATATCAGATTATACAAAATTTCCAGAAATAATGGATGGACGGGTTAAAACATTACATCCCAAAATTATGGCAGGAATTTTAAGAAGAGAGAATAAAGATGAAGAAATTATGCAATTATATGAAATATCTCCTATAGATATAGTTATTGTTAATTTTTATCCATTTCAAAAAGAAATAAATATTAAAAATAACGATATTGACAATATTATAAATAATATTGATATAGGTGGACCAACACTTATAAGAGCTTCTGCAAAAAATTATAAAAATGTTATAGTCATAGTAGACCTTTCTGATGTTCAACATATTATAGATTCAATTAATAATAATACTATGAACATAAAAAAAAGATTTTATTTAGCGACAAAAGCATTCGAATATACAGCAAATTATGAAAGAATTATTTCACAATATTTTATTAAAAAAAATAACATTAAAAAAAATGATTTTAAAAATTTGTTTCCTAAAGAAATAAATTTTTCCTTTACAAAAAAACAAGATCTAAGATACGGAGAAAATCAACATCAAAAAGCATCATTTTATATAGAACAAAATATTATGCAATCTGGAACTATTAGTTCTGCAAAACAAATACAAGGTAAAAATTTATCTTATAATAATATATCTGATGCTAATACAGCACTAGAATGTGTAAAAGAGTTCAATAAACCAGCTTGTGTTATTGTTAAACATGAAAATCCATGTGGTGTTGCAGTTAATAGTTCTCTTGCAGAATCATATTTATCAGCATATTATGCTGATCCTATTTCAGCATTTGGTGGTATAGTGGCGTTTAATTCAGTATTAGATGAAAATACTGCTAAAAATATCACTAAAACTAAACAATTTATTGAAGTTATTATTGCACCTGAAATAAATATCTCAGCATTAAAAATTTTAAAAAATAAACCAAATATAAGAATTCTTATTACTGGAAAAATAAAAAAAAATAAAATATCAATAGATTTTAAAAGAATCACTAATGGACTACTTGTACAAGAATATGATTCTCATAATATAGATCTGGAAACTTGGAGTTATGTCACAAAACGTATTCCAACAAAAAGTGAGCTAGAAGATGCTATATTTTGCTGGAAAGTAGCAAAATTTGTTAAATCCAATGCAATTGTATATGGACATAATCAAGTCACTATTAGTATAGGTGCAGGGCAAATGAGTAGAATTTATTCTACTAAATTAGCAAATATTAAAATAAAAGATCAAGGAAAAAATACTATTGGTGCAACTATGGCATCTGATGCTTTTTTCCCTTTTAGAGACGGAATCGATAGTGCTGCATTAGTTGGAATTAATTGTATTGTACAACCAGGTGGATCTATACGTGATAAAGAAATTATACAAGCAGCTAATGAAAAAAATATGACTATGATTTTTACAAATAAACGTCATTTTAGACATTGA
- a CDS encoding Cof-type HAD-IIB family hydrolase: MRRIITVDLDGTLLTSKNKLTEYTKKTIKLLSEKHYFVIASGRHYLDVIQIRDILNIKSFMITSNGAKIYDLDNQLIFSDELSENITFKLCKIVYNDQEIITQLYRNNKWYINNNKIENNFCPSLTSLKYENFSLDNFHFDKISKVFFTSKNLHKLYNLEKKIIELYEKKINIHFSVPGCLEIVSRKTSKGYGLKLIARLLNISLNNCFSFGDGMNDEDMLSISGKSYIMKNADLRLKNILPNAKIIESNDDDGVAKCLYEIFIKK, encoded by the coding sequence ATGCGTCGAATTATTACAGTAGATTTAGATGGTACTTTACTTACTTCAAAAAATAAACTCACAGAGTATACTAAAAAAACTATAAAATTATTATCAGAAAAACATTACTTTGTTATTGCATCAGGTCGTCATTATTTAGATGTAATACAAATTAGAGATATTTTAAATATTAAATCTTTTATGATTACTTCTAATGGTGCTAAAATTTATGATTTAGATAATCAATTGATATTTAGCGATGAATTATCTGAAAATATAACTTTTAAACTTTGTAAAATAGTATATAACGATCAAGAAATTATTACTCAGTTGTATCGAAATAATAAATGGTATATAAACAATAATAAAATAGAAAATAATTTTTGTCCTAGTCTTACATCCTTAAAATATGAAAATTTTAGTTTAGATAATTTTCATTTTGATAAAATTAGTAAAGTTTTTTTTACAAGTAAAAATTTACATAAATTATATAATCTTGAAAAAAAAATTATTGAATTATATGAAAAGAAAATTAATATTCATTTTTCAGTTCCTGGTTGTTTAGAAATCGTATCGAGAAAAACTTCAAAAGGTTATGGATTAAAATTAATAGCTCGTTTATTAAATATTTCTTTAAATAATTGTTTTTCATTTGGAGATGGAATGAATGATGAAGACATGCTTTCTATTTCTGGAAAATCTTATATTATGAAAAACGCTGATTTACGTTTAAAAAATATATTACCAAATGCAAAAATTATTGAAAGTAATGATGATGATGGTGTTGCAAAATGTTTATATGAAATTTTTATCAAAAAATAA
- the rpoC gene encoding DNA-directed RNA polymerase subunit beta' has product MKDLLKFLKSQTKNEDFDAIKISLASPDMIRSWSFGEVKKPETINYRTFKPERDGLFCARIFGPVKDYECLCGKYKRLKHRGVICEKCGVEVTQSKVRRERMGHIELSSPTAHIWFLKSLPSRIGLLLDMPLRDIERVLYFESYVVVEAGMTNLEKRQILTEEQYLDALEEFGDEFHATMGAEAIQFLLKDINLVQECNILRIELNDTNSETKRKKLTKRIKLLEAFIQSHNKPEWMILTVLPVLPPDLRPLVPLDGGRFATSDLNDLYRRVINRNNRLKRLLDLAAPDIIVRNEKRMLQEAVDALLDNGRRGRAITGSNKRPLKSLADMIKGKQGRFRQNLLGKRVDYSGRSVITVGPYLRLHQCGLPKKMALELFKPFIYGKLEVRGLATTIKAAKKMVEREESVVWDILDEVIREHPVLLNRAPTLHRLGIQAFEPVLIEGKAIQLHPLVCAAYNADFDGDQMAVHVPLTLESQLEARALMMSTNNILSPANGEPIIVPSQDVVLGLYYMTREKINGKGEGMLLNGANEAEKVYVLGIAELHASVRVRIIEYKKNEDNNFIPTTKIVRTTIGRAILWTIVPKGLPFSVVNQTLGKKDISKMLNTCYRILGLKPTVFFADQIMYTGFAYAARSGASVGIDDMVIPEKKANIINEAEIEVAEIQEQFQSGLVTAGERYNKVIDIWAAANERVAKAMMENLSTESVINKKGEKQKQISFNSIFMMADSGARGSAAQIRQLAGMRGLMAKPDGSIIETPITANFREGLNVLQYFISTHGARKGLADTALKTANSGYLTRRLVDVAQDLVVTQEDCQTHEGILMTPLIEGGDVKEPLRERVLGRVTAEDVVIPNTNKVLIQRNTLLNEKWCDLLENNSIDNVKVRSVVNCDTDFGVCSYCYGRDLARGNLVNKGEAIGVIAAQSIGEPGTQLTMRTFHIGGAASRAAAESSIQIKNKGIINLNNAKFVTNSTGKIVITSRNVELNIIDNFGRTKESYKVPYGAIMAKGDGEHVKSGETVAKWDPHTMPVITEVNGLVRFIDMIDGQSITRQADELTGLSSIVILDTAERMSIGKDLRPALKIIDRNGKDVLISGTDMPAQYFLPGKAIVQLDDGVEISSGDTLARVPQESGGTKDITGGLPRVADLFEARRPKELAILAEISGIISFGKETKGKRRLVITPVDGKDAYEEMIPKWRQLNVFEGERVERGDVVSDGPESPHDILRLRGIQAVTRYIVNEVQEVYRLQGVKINDKHIEVIIRQMLRKATIVKSGDSDFLDGEQVEFSRIKISNRNLNQKNKKLVSFSRDLLGITKASLATESFISAASFQETTRVLTESAVAGRKDELRGLKENVIVGRLIPAGTGYAYHKERLNRRQKKHNNSTINNSTISVEEASASLSELLNSTLT; this is encoded by the coding sequence GTGAAAGATTTACTAAAATTTTTAAAATCCCAAACTAAAAATGAAGATTTTGATGCTATTAAAATTTCATTAGCTTCTCCAGATATGATCAGATCCTGGTCATTTGGAGAAGTTAAAAAACCGGAAACTATTAATTATCGTACATTTAAACCTGAACGAGATGGATTGTTCTGTGCTCGTATTTTTGGTCCAGTAAAAGATTATGAATGTTTATGCGGAAAATATAAAAGATTAAAACATCGAGGTGTAATTTGTGAAAAATGCGGAGTTGAAGTAACACAAAGCAAAGTTAGACGAGAACGAATGGGTCATATAGAATTATCTTCACCAACAGCACATATTTGGTTTTTGAAATCTTTGCCATCACGAATAGGTTTATTATTAGATATGCCGTTAAGAGATATTGAAAGAGTATTATATTTTGAATCTTATGTTGTCGTAGAAGCAGGAATGACTAATCTTGAAAAACGTCAAATTTTAACTGAAGAACAATACTTAGATGCATTAGAAGAGTTTGGAGATGAATTTCATGCAACAATGGGTGCAGAAGCTATTCAATTTTTATTGAAAGATATTAATTTAGTACAAGAATGTAATATATTAAGAATTGAATTAAATGATACTAACTCTGAAACAAAAAGAAAAAAGCTAACAAAAAGAATTAAATTATTGGAAGCTTTTATTCAATCTCATAATAAACCTGAATGGATGATTCTTACTGTACTACCAGTTTTGCCTCCAGATCTTAGACCATTAGTGCCATTAGATGGAGGAAGATTTGCAACATCTGATTTAAATGATTTGTATCGTCGAGTAATTAATAGAAACAATCGTCTTAAACGTTTATTAGATTTAGCAGCTCCAGATATTATTGTAAGAAACGAAAAAAGAATGTTACAAGAAGCAGTCGACGCCTTGTTAGATAATGGAAGAAGAGGTAGAGCAATTACAGGATCAAATAAAAGACCTCTTAAATCACTAGCCGACATGATCAAAGGAAAACAAGGAAGATTCCGACAAAATCTTTTAGGAAAACGTGTAGATTATTCTGGTCGTTCAGTAATTACTGTCGGTCCTTATCTTCGTTTACATCAATGTGGTTTACCTAAAAAAATGGCGTTAGAACTTTTTAAACCATTTATATATGGTAAATTAGAAGTTCGCGGTTTAGCAACTACTATAAAAGCAGCAAAAAAAATGGTAGAAAGAGAAGAATCCGTAGTATGGGATATTTTAGATGAAGTAATTCGAGAACATCCCGTTCTATTAAATCGAGCACCTACTTTACATAGATTAGGTATACAAGCATTTGAACCTGTTCTTATTGAAGGTAAAGCAATTCAACTTCATCCATTAGTATGTGCTGCTTATAACGCTGATTTTGATGGAGATCAAATGGCTGTACATGTTCCATTAACATTAGAATCTCAATTAGAAGCTAGAGCTTTAATGATGTCAACTAATAATATCTTATCTCCAGCTAACGGAGAACCAATCATTGTACCTTCTCAAGACGTTGTATTAGGTTTATATTATATGACTCGTGAGAAAATCAATGGAAAAGGTGAAGGGATGTTATTAAATGGAGCTAATGAAGCAGAAAAAGTATATGTTTTAGGTATTGCTGAACTACATGCTTCAGTTAGAGTTCGCATAATAGAATATAAAAAAAATGAAGATAACAATTTTATACCAACAACAAAAATTGTTCGTACTACTATAGGAAGAGCAATATTATGGACAATAGTTCCTAAAGGACTACCTTTTAGCGTAGTAAATCAAACATTAGGGAAAAAAGATATTTCTAAAATGCTCAATACTTGCTATCGTATTTTAGGACTAAAACCAACTGTTTTTTTCGCTGATCAAATTATGTATACTGGTTTCGCTTATGCAGCAAGATCAGGAGCATCAGTTGGTATTGATGATATGGTGATACCAGAAAAAAAAGCAAATATTATTAATGAAGCAGAAATTGAAGTTGCTGAAATACAAGAACAATTTCAGTCTGGTCTAGTTACAGCTGGTGAAAGATATAATAAAGTTATTGATATTTGGGCTGCAGCCAATGAAAGAGTAGCTAAAGCTATGATGGAAAACTTATCTACAGAATCTGTAATAAATAAAAAAGGCGAAAAACAAAAACAAATCTCTTTTAATAGTATATTTATGATGGCAGATTCTGGAGCTCGCGGTTCTGCAGCACAAATTCGACAATTGGCTGGCATGAGAGGTTTAATGGCAAAACCAGATGGTTCTATTATTGAAACTCCAATTACAGCTAACTTTAGAGAAGGTTTAAATGTATTACAATATTTTATTTCTACTCATGGAGCACGTAAAGGATTAGCTGATACAGCCTTAAAAACTGCTAATTCTGGATATCTAACACGTCGTTTAGTAGATGTTGCTCAAGATTTAGTTGTAACACAAGAAGACTGTCAAACACATGAAGGTATTCTTATGACTCCACTAATAGAAGGTGGAGATGTAAAAGAACCATTAAGAGAACGTGTTTTAGGACGTGTAACTGCAGAAGATGTTGTCATACCAAATACTAATAAGGTACTAATTCAAAGAAATACATTGCTCAATGAAAAATGGTGTGATCTTTTAGAAAATAATTCTATAGATAATGTAAAAGTAAGATCAGTAGTAAATTGTGATACTGATTTTGGTGTTTGCTCTTATTGTTATGGTAGAGATTTAGCTAGAGGAAATCTAGTTAACAAAGGAGAAGCTATTGGTGTAATTGCCGCTCAATCTATAGGTGAACCTGGAACACAGCTTACTATGAGAACATTTCATATTGGTGGTGCAGCTTCAAGAGCAGCAGCAGAATCTAGTATACAAATAAAAAATAAAGGGATTATTAATCTTAATAATGCAAAATTTGTTACTAATTCTACAGGAAAAATAGTAATTACATCAAGAAATGTAGAACTTAATATAATTGATAATTTTGGTAGAACAAAAGAAAGTTATAAAGTACCTTATGGTGCAATTATGGCTAAAGGAGATGGTGAACACGTTAAATCTGGAGAAACTGTTGCAAAATGGGATCCACATACTATGCCAGTCATTACAGAAGTTAACGGTTTAGTTCGATTTATAGATATGATTGACGGTCAAAGTATTACACGACAAGCAGATGAATTAACAGGATTATCTTCTATAGTAATATTAGATACCGCAGAAAGAATGTCAATCGGTAAAGATTTAAGACCGGCATTAAAAATAATTGATCGTAATGGAAAAGATGTTCTTATTTCAGGAACAGATATGCCTGCACAATATTTTTTACCTGGAAAAGCTATTGTTCAACTAGACGATGGAGTAGAAATTAGTTCAGGTGATACATTAGCGCGCGTACCTCAAGAATCAGGAGGTACTAAAGATATCACTGGTGGACTTCCAAGAGTGGCAGATTTATTCGAAGCTAGACGACCAAAAGAACTAGCGATTTTAGCTGAAATTAGTGGTATTATATCTTTTGGAAAAGAAACAAAAGGAAAAAGAAGATTAGTTATTACACCAGTAGATGGAAAAGATGCTTATGAAGAAATGATTCCAAAATGGAGACAATTAAATGTATTTGAAGGAGAAAGAGTAGAAAGAGGAGATGTTGTATCCGATGGACCAGAATCTCCACATGATATTCTTCGCTTAAGAGGCATTCAAGCCGTAACTAGATATATTGTAAATGAAGTACAAGAGGTATATCGTTTACAAGGAGTAAAAATTAACGATAAACATATCGAGGTCATCATTAGACAAATGCTCCGTAAAGCCACTATAGTAAAATCAGGAGATTCTGATTTTTTAGATGGTGAACAAGTAGAATTTTCTCGTATAAAAATTTCAAACCGTAATCTAAATCAAAAAAATAAAAAATTAGTTTCTTTTTCAAGAGATTTATTAGGTATTACTAAAGCCTCTCTTGCAACAGAATCTTTCATATCAGCTGCGTCGTTTCAAGAAACTACAAGAGTTTTAACCGAATCTGCAGTTGCAGGAAGAAAAGATGAACTACGAGGACTAAAAGAAAATGTAATCGTTGGACGTTTAATTCCTGCAGGTACAGGATATGCATATCATAAAGAACGCTTAAATCGACGTCAGAAAAAACATAATAATTCTACAATCAATAATTCTACAATTAGTGTTGAAGAGGCATCCGCTAGTCTTTCAGAATTATTAAATTCCACTCTTACATAA
- the metE gene encoding 5-methyltetrahydropteroyltriglutamate--homocysteine S-methyltransferase: MRILNHTLGFPRIGLNRELKRAQEKYWSNNISLEDLLLVGRNIRKTNWKKQKESGIDYIPVGDFAWYDQVLTTSMMLGNIPERHNYVNNSIDLDCMFRIARGCIPDVSASEMTKWFNTNYHYIVPEFYKNKTLKFSWKQILNEVDEALFLGYKVKPILLGPITYLWLGKVKGENFDRLDMIENIIVIYKEVLKELSNRHINFVQIDEPALVLELPKKWQEAYSYTYKKLYGIGKILLTTYFDSVNHNIEFIRDLPVEGIHIDLVAGKYDLVDFNLKIPSKWMLSLGVINGRNVWRSDLVKWFNSISKILKNRKKILIGSSCSLLHTPIDLQQEKHLDKEVKEWFSFAIQKCNELSLLSNALNNNDVISIKKWSAPIYKRITSNRVHRIEVEQRLSDIKINQYKRVSSYTIRSKEQNKKFNLPILPTTTIGSFPQTINIRKLRRDFKNGLINDSEYSKEIKKEIKKAIRIQEELDIDVLVHGEFERNDMVEYFGEHLDGFIFTDNGWVQSYGSRCVKPPIIIGDISRPNPITLEWSKYARSLTEKPIKGMLTGPVTILFWSFPREDISLKKIATQIALSLRDEVLDLEKEKIEIIQIDEPALREGLPLRKSAWSEYLSWSVDAFRLASSAVKNTTQIHTHMCYCEFNDIMNSIALLDADVITIETARSDMELLKSFKEFKYPNEVGPGVYDIHSSNIPSIESIILLLKKAIKYIPFERVWVNPDCGLKTRNWKETVLALKNMIKATKKLRKDIKNIKVD, from the coding sequence ATGAGAATCTTAAATCACACTCTTGGTTTTCCGAGAATAGGTCTAAATCGTGAATTAAAAAGAGCTCAAGAAAAATATTGGTCTAATAATATTTCACTTGAGGATTTGTTGTTAGTTGGACGCAATATAAGAAAAACAAATTGGAAAAAACAAAAAGAATCTGGAATTGATTATATACCAGTTGGAGATTTTGCTTGGTACGATCAGGTATTAACTACTAGTATGATGCTTGGAAATATCCCAGAAAGACATAATTATGTTAATAATTCTATTGATTTAGATTGTATGTTTCGTATAGCACGAGGTTGTATTCCAGATGTTTCTGCTTCAGAAATGACTAAGTGGTTTAATACTAATTATCATTATATTGTTCCTGAATTTTATAAAAATAAAACTTTAAAATTTTCTTGGAAACAAATTTTGAATGAAGTAGATGAAGCATTATTTTTGGGATATAAAGTTAAACCTATACTTTTAGGTCCTATTACATATCTTTGGTTAGGAAAAGTAAAAGGAGAGAATTTTGATCGTTTAGATATGATAGAAAATATTATTGTAATTTATAAAGAAGTATTAAAAGAATTATCTAATCGTCACATTAATTTTGTTCAAATTGATGAACCAGCATTAGTTTTAGAATTACCAAAAAAATGGCAAGAAGCTTACTCTTATACTTATAAAAAACTTTATGGAATAGGAAAAATATTACTTACTACATATTTTGATAGTGTTAATCATAATATAGAATTTATTCGTGATTTGCCTGTTGAAGGAATTCATATTGATTTAGTTGCTGGAAAATATGATTTAGTTGATTTTAATTTAAAAATACCATCAAAATGGATGTTATCTTTAGGTGTAATTAATGGACGAAATGTTTGGCGATCTGATCTTGTTAAATGGTTTAATTCTATTTCTAAAATTTTGAAAAATCGTAAAAAAATATTGATTGGTTCATCATGTTCATTGTTACATACACCGATTGATTTACAACAAGAAAAACACTTAGATAAAGAAGTAAAAGAATGGTTTTCATTTGCGATACAAAAATGTAATGAATTATCATTACTGTCAAATGCATTAAATAATAATGATGTTATTTCTATTAAAAAATGGTCTGCACCTATCTATAAAAGAATTACTTCAAATAGAGTACATAGAATCGAAGTAGAACAACGTTTATCTGATATTAAAATCAATCAATATAAACGCGTAAGTTCGTATACAATTCGTTCTAAAGAACAAAATAAAAAATTTAATTTACCTATCTTACCTACCACTACTATCGGATCTTTTCCTCAAACTATTAATATTAGAAAATTGCGTCGTGATTTTAAAAATGGGTTAATTAACGATAGTGAATATTCAAAAGAAATTAAAAAAGAAATTAAAAAAGCAATAAGAATACAAGAAGAATTAGATATAGATGTTTTAGTACATGGTGAATTTGAAAGAAATGATATGGTAGAATATTTTGGTGAACATTTAGATGGATTTATTTTTACGGATAATGGATGGGTTCAGAGTTATGGATCTCGATGTGTAAAACCTCCTATTATTATTGGTGATATTAGTCGTCCTAATCCAATTACTCTAGAGTGGTCTAAATATGCTCGTTCTTTAACAGAAAAACCAATTAAAGGAATGTTAACTGGACCAGTTACTATTTTATTTTGGTCTTTTCCAAGAGAAGATATTTCATTAAAAAAAATTGCTACACAAATTGCTTTGTCATTGCGTGATGAGGTCTTAGATTTAGAAAAAGAAAAAATAGAAATTATTCAAATTGATGAACCTGCCTTACGAGAGGGATTACCATTAAGAAAAAGTGCTTGGTCTGAATATTTATCTTGGTCTGTTGATGCATTTCGTTTAGCTTCCTCTGCTGTAAAAAATACTACGCAAATTCATACCCATATGTGCTACTGTGAGTTTAATGATATAATGAATTCTATTGCTTTACTAGATGCTGATGTAATTACGATAGAAACAGCTCGTTCAGATATGGAATTATTAAAATCATTCAAAGAATTTAAATATCCAAATGAAGTTGGTCCTGGAGTATATGATATACATTCATCGAATATACCTAGTATAGAATCTATTATTTTATTACTAAAAAAAGCCATCAAATATATTCCATTTGAACGTGTTTGGGTAAATCCAGATTGTGGTTTAAAAACAAGAAATTGGAAGGAAACAGTATTAGCTTTAAAAAATATGATTAAAGCAACAAAAAAATTAAGAAAAGATATTAAAAATATTAAAGTAGATTAA